The Flexibacter flexilis DSM 6793 genome window below encodes:
- a CDS encoding Crp/Fnr family transcriptional regulator, whose translation MQESLQNIRTLIASLIDINDEEWAYYSAMFELKKFKKKEIILQVGEVAKSVFFVNRGLLRIYFLDKNQKECTFHFAQELSFATDYESFLRKTPSKYSIQAMEDTEVVIMSHFMVHDGYKGLRYGEKLGRVLAETHFFLFSNKLLELYTQTPLERYEQMNKLFPKILQRVPQHYIASYLNISSVHLSRIINEQPRN comes from the coding sequence ATGCAAGAATCTTTGCAAAATATTCGTACGCTTATTGCCTCACTTATTGACATAAACGACGAAGAATGGGCGTATTATTCGGCCATGTTTGAGCTGAAAAAGTTTAAGAAAAAAGAAATTATTCTTCAGGTAGGAGAGGTGGCCAAATCTGTTTTTTTTGTAAATAGAGGGCTTTTGAGGATTTATTTTTTAGATAAAAATCAAAAAGAATGCACCTTTCATTTTGCCCAAGAACTGAGCTTTGCTACTGATTATGAGAGTTTTTTGCGCAAAACGCCTTCTAAATATTCGATTCAGGCAATGGAAGATACGGAAGTGGTCATTATGTCGCATTTTATGGTACACGACGGCTACAAAGGCTTGCGTTATGGTGAAAAATTAGGGCGCGTATTAGCCGAAACGCATTTCTTTTTATTTAGTAATAAATTATTGGAACTTTATACACAAACGCCGCTGGAACGTTACGAACAAATGAATAAATTATTTCCGAAAATTTTGCAACGCGTTCCGCAACATTATATCGCTTCTTATTTGAATATTTCGTCGGTACATTTGAGCCGTATCATCAACGAACAGCCCCGAAACTAA
- a CDS encoding peptidylprolyl isomerase: MKTAEIHTAKGVMKVEFFEQDAPNTVKNFVDLANQGFYDGLAFHRVIPNFVIQGGCPNSREGAKGMPGTGGPGYKIKCELTGGNQFHDRGVLSMAHAGRDTGGSQFFICHTRDTTKHLDRNHTVFGKVVDGLDIIDQIKAGDRIEKIVVSEA; the protein is encoded by the coding sequence ATGAAAACCGCAGAAATCCACACCGCTAAAGGTGTAATGAAGGTAGAATTTTTTGAGCAAGACGCTCCAAACACCGTCAAAAACTTTGTTGATTTGGCTAATCAAGGCTTTTATGATGGTCTTGCCTTTCACCGTGTAATCCCTAATTTCGTAATTCAAGGCGGCTGTCCAAACTCACGCGAAGGCGCGAAAGGTATGCCAGGTACTGGCGGCCCAGGCTATAAAATCAAGTGTGAATTGACGGGTGGCAACCAATTCCACGACCGCGGCGTTCTTTCGATGGCGCATGCTGGCCGCGATACAGGCGGTTCACAATTCTTTATTTGCCACACGCGCGACACCACAAAGCACCTCGACCGCAACCATACGGTATTCGGTAAGGTGGTAGATGGTTTGGACATAATCGACCAAATCAAAGCTGGCGACCGCATCGAAAAAATAGTAGTAAGCGAAGCTTAA
- a CDS encoding T9SS type A sorting domain-containing protein yields the protein MQKLPYAFLFLGLIICLSAQKAQAQGAYKGGLGDGYAAAEMQITISPASSRPSLNNDFELSVSPIPASSTQNVRITLETSALQANTKSVSLALWQANGQKIWDKNLNIEQLQQGFGLENLAAGTYLLRLQIGQKQSSKTLIIK from the coding sequence ATGCAAAAACTACCTTACGCATTTTTATTTTTGGGGTTAATCATCTGTTTGTCAGCGCAAAAAGCACAAGCACAAGGCGCGTACAAAGGCGGCTTGGGCGACGGATACGCCGCCGCAGAAATGCAAATTACCATCAGTCCTGCAAGTTCGCGCCCCAGCCTGAATAATGATTTTGAGCTTTCGGTTTCTCCAATCCCCGCCAGCAGCACCCAAAATGTACGCATTACATTAGAAACCAGCGCATTACAAGCAAATACAAAATCCGTTTCTTTGGCTCTGTGGCAAGCCAACGGGCAAAAAATTTGGGATAAAAACTTAAATATTGAGCAACTGCAACAAGGTTTTGGGTTAGAAAATTTGGCCGCAGGTACTTATTTGTTGCGACTGCAAATCGGGCAAAAGCAATCTTCTAAAACATTGATTATCAAATAA
- a CDS encoding SDR family oxidoreductase — protein sequence MSTIKGQKVLITGGGSGIGKLMGELVLRKGATQLVIWDISPANIETTLKELQPFGNVTAYQVDISDLTQIQNAAEKVKKEIGKIDILINNAGIIVGKLFHEHSTEEITRTMNINANAPMYITQQFLSDMLAQNRGHICNIASSAGLISNPKMSVYVSSKWAILGWSDSLRIEMQQQKLNVHVTTVTPYYISTGMFDGVRSIVPILKPEKVAKKVIEGIEKNKIFVSMPWSVRFVRFGQALMPIWLFDWFIGDVMGIYKTMQHFKGRK from the coding sequence ATGAGTACGATAAAAGGCCAAAAAGTGCTGATTACGGGCGGTGGGTCGGGTATCGGCAAGCTAATGGGAGAGTTGGTGTTGCGTAAAGGTGCTACGCAATTGGTGATTTGGGACATTAGCCCCGCTAATATCGAAACGACACTAAAAGAATTGCAGCCGTTTGGCAATGTTACAGCGTATCAAGTTGATATTTCTGACCTTACACAAATTCAAAATGCAGCCGAAAAAGTAAAAAAAGAAATTGGAAAAATTGATATTTTGATTAATAATGCGGGCATTATTGTAGGAAAACTTTTTCACGAACATAGTACCGAAGAAATTACGCGTACTATGAATATTAATGCCAATGCACCAATGTACATTACACAACAATTTTTGAGTGATATGTTGGCGCAAAATCGCGGTCATATCTGCAATATTGCGTCATCAGCAGGCTTAATTTCTAATCCAAAAATGTCGGTGTATGTGTCGAGCAAATGGGCAATTTTGGGTTGGTCTGATAGCTTGCGTATTGAGATGCAGCAACAGAAATTAAATGTGCATGTTACCACCGTAACGCCGTATTATATTAGCACAGGAATGTTTGATGGAGTTCGCTCTATCGTCCCGATTCTGAAACCCGAAAAAGTTGCCAAAAAGGTAATAGAAGGCATCGAGAAAAATAAAATATTTGTGAGTATGCCTTGGAGTGTTCGTTTTGTTCGTTTTGGCCAAGCACTGATGCCTATTTGGTTGTTTGATTGGTTTATAGGAGATGTCATGGGAATTTATAAAACCATGCAACATTTTAAAGGAAGAAAATAA
- a CDS encoding TonB-dependent receptor, whose amino-acid sequence MKYRKHSTLLFWALAWHIQAAAQNERVLPSVQVETSKLLKPVGFKVQNIDSADLAQYRTQTLADLLTYKTPVFIKNYGIGGLASPSFRGTASHHTQLLWNGLPINSPLLGSVDLSLLPVDFVEEIGVAFGGGSTLSQSSGGLGGAVLLNNIAYWPDTFSLQNTLYAGSYGQLGYRQRIGARVGRFYLSNKSQISRADNDFSFTNTEKYGSPTEKFSNAGQRQHGMMQDIFYQISPKQSLSAHGWYQWARRELGSPMLADGDEQLQKDLSVRGLVEWRNTSESQESQVRVGYFRENYDYSRHITQSPITLTDHSQSHIWLANAAQQWQNTRWQLKIGGNTQYEKGFYASQKEAVTQWRTGIYTDFIFNFNQNIKTSLTARQELTDHIFSPFLPSLGAQWRVWSNAHQQFLFKGNIARNYRQPTLNERFRVQGQTALLPEKHQIAEVGAHWSRATNKAEQNAEITAYESVTNDWIVWQRQGRSGLSRPENLKKVQVRGVEVSTFQQYRLRAWRVAARAAYNLVLSRNLQAYSGLDASVGKQMIYMPRHSAQWSINVFYKDFSLSVENCYNSRRYTDTDNQNFLTPYQLTNVSVGYELAHGRNNLFFTLKINNILNETYQSVAYYPMPLRNGQVSVCYQWH is encoded by the coding sequence ATGAAATACAGGAAACACTCGACTCTGCTATTTTGGGCGTTGGCGTGGCACATACAAGCCGCCGCCCAAAACGAGCGTGTGCTTCCGTCGGTGCAAGTAGAAACTTCTAAATTACTCAAACCCGTTGGCTTTAAGGTGCAAAATATTGATAGTGCCGATTTGGCGCAATATCGCACCCAAACTTTAGCGGATTTGCTCACCTACAAAACACCCGTTTTTATCAAAAATTACGGGATTGGCGGCCTCGCATCGCCTTCGTTTCGCGGGACGGCCTCGCATCACACACAACTACTCTGGAACGGGTTGCCCATCAACTCGCCTTTGCTCGGCTCAGTGGATTTGTCGCTGTTGCCAGTGGATTTTGTGGAAGAAATCGGGGTGGCTTTCGGCGGCGGTTCTACGCTTTCGCAAAGTAGCGGCGGTTTGGGTGGCGCGGTTTTACTCAATAACATAGCGTATTGGCCAGATACTTTTTCTCTGCAAAACACCTTGTACGCAGGAAGTTATGGGCAGTTGGGCTACAGGCAACGCATCGGCGCAAGGGTCGGGCGTTTTTATTTGTCCAACAAAAGCCAAATCAGCCGCGCCGACAACGATTTTAGTTTTACCAATACCGAAAAATACGGCAGCCCAACCGAAAAATTTAGCAATGCAGGCCAACGGCAGCACGGCATGATGCAGGATATTTTTTATCAAATCAGCCCAAAACAAAGCCTTTCGGCGCATGGCTGGTATCAGTGGGCGCGGCGCGAGTTAGGCTCTCCGATGCTTGCCGACGGCGACGAGCAACTACAAAAAGACCTGTCGGTCAGAGGATTAGTGGAATGGCGCAACACGTCCGAAAGCCAAGAAAGTCAGGTTCGGGTAGGTTATTTTCGGGAAAATTATGATTACAGCCGCCACATTACCCAAAGCCCGATTACACTCACCGACCACAGCCAAAGCCATATTTGGCTGGCCAATGCCGCGCAACAATGGCAAAATACGCGTTGGCAACTGAAAATCGGCGGCAATACGCAATACGAAAAAGGCTTTTATGCTTCGCAAAAAGAGGCCGTAACCCAATGGCGTACAGGAATTTACACCGATTTTATTTTCAATTTCAACCAAAATATCAAAACCAGCCTCACGGCACGGCAAGAACTAACCGACCATATTTTTTCGCCTTTTTTGCCATCGTTGGGGGCGCAATGGCGCGTTTGGAGCAATGCGCATCAGCAATTTTTATTCAAAGGAAATATTGCACGCAACTACCGACAACCCACCCTTAACGAACGTTTTAGGGTGCAAGGCCAAACGGCACTTTTGCCCGAAAAACACCAAATCGCGGAAGTTGGCGCACATTGGAGTAGAGCCACCAACAAAGCCGAACAAAACGCAGAAATTACTGCTTATGAGTCAGTTACAAACGATTGGATAGTTTGGCAAAGGCAAGGACGCAGCGGGTTGAGCCGTCCCGAAAATCTCAAAAAAGTACAGGTGCGCGGCGTGGAAGTAAGTACATTTCAGCAATACCGCCTACGGGCTTGGCGCGTGGCGGCGCGAGCGGCTTACAACTTGGTTTTATCGCGCAATTTGCAGGCGTACAGCGGCTTAGATGCTTCTGTTGGCAAACAAATGATTTATATGCCGCGCCACAGCGCACAATGGAGCATAAATGTATTTTACAAAGATTTTAGTCTTTCGGTTGAAAATTGTTATAATAGCCGCCGCTATACCGATACCGACAACCAAAATTTCCTGACACCTTACCAACTCACCAATGTTTCGGTAGGTTATGAACTGGCGCACGGACGCAATAATTTATTTTTTACACTGAAAATCAACAACATACTAAACGAAACTTATCAGTCGGTGGCCTATTACCCAATGCCTTTGCGCAACGGGCAGGTAAGTGTATGTTATCAATGGCATTAA
- a CDS encoding T9SS type A sorting domain-containing protein encodes MSNFNKIKTLACAAFVTLSSSVFAQTTTKQIIIANGGKYEYMPPFEDYLTLTSYNPANGQSNTFATIQTQSVQDVEINNGELFVAAQDSIVRYNLDNYQVTGKAAFSPVRKLRVAGDRLLVGKYYGGGAFFFIYDKATLQPLDTISQITNEVRDIAVVGDTAYVAHNLVSSAYADSVGYIGVVKISTGEFIQNIDLGAHGAGLSRLFVYGKKVIGIAGKSHFLHQYSTANGSLTSDSIGVLSGGTALVGNTLYANFSRGIGSYNIANQTITDTVIVDTLEIVASTFDVNGSRFYVTQTDFFSFVTGGVYNLTGAKVATLPVGKSPEAIGIDYRTSVSVRNNLKNKNLTVYPNPSSKAIWIDGQVDFEGLQVSISDMTGRVLRTETVAANTPVSIEQLPQGMYIMEIEHNNTIFRTKFIKQ; translated from the coding sequence ATGAGTAACTTCAACAAAATCAAAACATTAGCTTGTGCAGCTTTCGTTACTTTGAGCAGCAGCGTTTTTGCACAAACTACTACCAAACAAATCATCATCGCCAACGGCGGCAAATACGAATACATGCCACCTTTCGAGGATTATTTAACCCTTACCTCTTACAACCCAGCCAACGGACAAAGTAACACATTTGCCACTATCCAGACGCAATCGGTACAAGACGTAGAAATCAATAACGGCGAATTGTTCGTAGCAGCGCAAGATTCTATTGTTCGTTATAACCTTGACAACTACCAAGTTACAGGCAAAGCAGCGTTCAGTCCCGTGCGCAAACTTCGTGTGGCTGGCGACCGCCTTTTGGTAGGCAAGTACTATGGTGGCGGTGCTTTTTTCTTCATTTATGACAAAGCAACTTTGCAGCCATTAGATACAATCAGCCAAATCACCAACGAAGTACGCGACATCGCCGTAGTGGGCGATACGGCTTACGTGGCGCACAACCTTGTAAGTTCAGCTTACGCAGATTCTGTGGGTTATATCGGTGTAGTTAAAATCTCAACAGGCGAATTTATCCAAAACATTGACTTAGGCGCACACGGCGCAGGTTTGAGCCGCTTGTTTGTGTATGGCAAAAAAGTAATTGGCATTGCAGGCAAAAGCCACTTTTTGCACCAATATTCGACAGCCAACGGCAGCCTTACTTCCGATTCTATTGGCGTGTTAAGTGGCGGTACGGCTTTAGTCGGCAACACGCTTTACGCTAACTTTAGCAGAGGAATTGGTAGCTATAATATTGCTAATCAAACCATTACGGATACTGTTATTGTAGATACGTTGGAAATTGTAGCCTCTACTTTTGATGTAAACGGCAGCCGTTTCTATGTTACACAAACCGATTTTTTCAGCTTTGTAACAGGAGGCGTTTATAACCTTACAGGCGCGAAAGTAGCAACACTTCCTGTGGGCAAATCGCCAGAAGCCATTGGCATAGATTACAGAACAAGCGTTTCAGTTCGCAACAATCTAAAAAACAAAAACTTAACGGTTTACCCGAACCCAAGCAGCAAAGCTATTTGGATAGATGGCCAAGTTGATTTTGAAGGGTTGCAAGTAAGCATTTCGGACATGACAGGCCGCGTGTTACGCACCGAAACGGTTGCCGCCAACACGCCAGTAAGCATTGAGCAATTGCCGCAAGGAATGTACATTATGGAAATAGAACACAATAACACTATTTTCCGTACTAAATTTATTAAACAATAA
- a CDS encoding YncE family protein: protein MQKSSWIYIFSILAASFWSCEESTPSSPKASGRYQTGVWITNEGNFLSGDGSVSFFHTDSNRIENEVFNAVNGRHLGDVVQSMTLTDAGKGYIVVNNSKKIEVINALTGVSEGVIQGFASPRYMVTVGQKAYVSDLYADKIWVVNLDNLQIIKNIPVSGWTEKLALVNGKVYVASRRTDFDTRTGGNLILEINPNTDTVTDSLSIGKGSGELVADAQNRLWTFSLKNGNTAPALLCLKTQPLQLLSQTSLASDAAPTVLTIKDNSLYFLGKNGVYKTNTQNIAVQDFISQKKYLFYGLGVSPTDGKIYVSDAIDYQQQGYVFRYSPEGAKLDSFRVGKIPSSFTFTR, encoded by the coding sequence ATGCAAAAATCGTCTTGGATTTATATTTTTTCAATATTAGCCGCTTCATTTTGGAGCTGCGAAGAAAGCACGCCCAGCAGCCCGAAAGCAAGTGGTCGCTACCAAACAGGCGTTTGGATTACCAACGAAGGAAATTTTTTGTCGGGCGATGGCAGCGTTTCATTTTTTCATACGGACAGCAATCGCATTGAAAATGAAGTATTTAACGCCGTAAATGGGCGACATTTGGGCGATGTGGTGCAATCCATGACCCTCACGGACGCGGGCAAAGGCTATATTGTGGTAAATAATTCCAAGAAAATAGAGGTAATCAATGCGCTAACGGGCGTGTCTGAAGGCGTGATACAGGGTTTTGCTTCGCCGCGCTACATGGTTACGGTTGGGCAAAAGGCTTATGTTTCGGATTTGTATGCCGATAAAATTTGGGTAGTAAATCTAGATAACTTACAGATAATCAAAAACATACCCGTAAGCGGTTGGACGGAAAAACTCGCCCTTGTGAACGGGAAAGTATATGTTGCTTCGCGCCGCACGGACTTCGACACGCGCACGGGCGGCAACCTGATTTTGGAAATAAACCCCAACACCGACACAGTAACCGACAGCCTGAGCATTGGCAAAGGGTCGGGCGAGTTGGTGGCTGATGCACAAAACAGGCTTTGGACTTTTTCGCTAAAAAACGGAAATACAGCCCCTGCCCTGCTCTGCCTGAAAACACAGCCGTTGCAACTGCTTTCGCAAACAAGTTTGGCCAGCGATGCCGCCCCGACGGTGCTGACCATCAAAGACAATTCGCTGTATTTTTTGGGTAAAAATGGTGTGTACAAAACCAATACACAAAATATTGCTGTTCAGGATTTTATCTCACAAAAAAAATACCTTTTTTATGGCTTAGGCGTAAGCCCCACCGACGGAAAAATTTATGTGTCGGATGCCATCGATTATCAGCAACAAGGCTATGTGTTCCGCTATTCGCCCGAAGGCGCGAAATTAGATTCGTTTAGGGTCGGGAAAATTCCGAGTTCGTTTACTTTTACGCGCTAA
- a CDS encoding SUMF1/EgtB/PvdO family nonheme iron enzyme, with translation MVQCQISWENSWLSAVGQTPDNHDAVWVFVKVKGTDGIWRHLDLAQNHLVTGNLQIQNVSDHKGIFVRRNAAGEGLSQGSISLQIADNQLTAGNYQLKIFGIEMAYVPQSAFWVGDTLSNNTLRSGAKNTPFQISSENAISIGSTAQSLYGNTDNQPQGEAIAATFPKGFAGFYAMKYEITQEQYADFLNSLTSMQQTARTAVSPSLSAGTNALGSGNMARNGLIIATPATSTQAAIYACNANNNTVYNEADDGQNRACNWLNWNDLAAYLDWAALRPMTELEFEKAARGTTYPAPRDMAWGTNLVTDANTTAQDGTAAESVTETVTGDYGLSNHALAFGQTYLWGVLRVGFGATAASNRLSAGASQYGLMELSGNVWETCVSVSKTEGLLFEGTHGDGALSEAGEANANTWPTPNGAINRGGGWNSLVYNTLTYQFRDLAVSDRFYANTAPSARRNTSGGRGVRTF, from the coding sequence TTGGTTCAGTGCCAAATTAGTTGGGAAAATAGCTGGCTGTCGGCTGTCGGGCAAACGCCTGACAATCACGACGCAGTTTGGGTTTTTGTGAAAGTAAAAGGCACGGACGGCATTTGGCGACATCTTGACCTTGCTCAAAATCATTTGGTTACAGGCAATTTGCAAATCCAAAACGTAAGCGACCACAAAGGCATTTTCGTGCGCCGCAACGCAGCAGGCGAAGGACTTTCGCAAGGCTCAATTTCTTTGCAAATAGCTGATAATCAACTCACCGCAGGCAATTACCAACTCAAAATATTTGGGATAGAAATGGCCTACGTGCCGCAATCGGCCTTTTGGGTCGGCGACACGCTCAGCAACAATACGTTACGAAGTGGCGCAAAAAACACGCCTTTTCAAATCAGTTCCGAAAACGCGATTAGCATCGGCAGCACCGCCCAATCACTCTACGGCAACACAGACAACCAACCGCAAGGCGAGGCCATTGCCGCCACCTTCCCCAAAGGTTTTGCGGGATTTTATGCCATGAAATACGAAATCACACAAGAACAATACGCCGATTTTCTCAACAGCCTGACCAGCATGCAACAAACCGCACGCACTGCCGTAAGCCCTTCACTTTCAGCAGGAACAAACGCTTTAGGCTCAGGCAATATGGCTCGAAATGGGCTTATAATCGCCACACCTGCCACCAGCACACAGGCCGCCATTTATGCTTGCAATGCGAACAATAACACTGTTTACAACGAAGCAGACGACGGACAAAACCGCGCTTGCAATTGGCTGAATTGGAACGATTTGGCCGCATATTTGGACTGGGCAGCCCTGCGCCCCATGACCGAATTAGAATTTGAAAAAGCCGCACGCGGCACCACCTATCCCGCGCCGCGCGACATGGCTTGGGGAACAAATTTAGTAACCGATGCCAATACCACCGCACAAGACGGCACCGCCGCCGAATCCGTAACCGAAACAGTAACAGGCGATTATGGCTTGAGCAATCACGCTTTAGCTTTCGGGCAAACCTATCTTTGGGGCGTTTTGCGCGTGGGTTTTGGGGCTACGGCCGCCAGCAACCGACTTAGCGCGGGAGCTTCGCAATACGGCCTAATGGAGTTGAGCGGCAATGTTTGGGAAACCTGCGTGAGCGTGAGCAAAACCGAAGGACTTTTGTTTGAAGGCACGCACGGCGACGGCGCACTCTCGGAAGCGGGCGAAGCCAACGCCAACACTTGGCCAACACCAAACGGTGCTATCAATAGAGGTGGTGGCTGGAATAGCCTCGTTTACAACACTTTAACTTATCAGTTCCGTGACCTTGCCGTTTCGGATAGATTTTACGCCAACACAGCACCCAGCGCACGCCGCAACACTTCGGGCGGACGCGGAGTCAGAACCTTTTAA
- the hisH gene encoding imidazole glycerol phosphate synthase subunit HisH has product MKVAIVEYNAGNVQSVKYALERLGVEPVLTSDVTELRSADKVIFPGVGEASSAMRFLKNKNLDKIIPTLTQPVLGICLGLQLLCRHSQEGDADCLGVFDVEVCRFPQATEKVPHVGWNTLQLTDNVLLKDLPPLPHVYYVHSYYAQLSPYTIATTDYIVPFSAMLHRDNFYAAQFHPEKSSEVGEKIIANFLNL; this is encoded by the coding sequence ATGAAGGTTGCGATAGTAGAATATAATGCGGGCAATGTGCAGTCTGTGAAATATGCCCTCGAAAGATTGGGCGTTGAGCCTGTGCTTACCAGCGACGTGACGGAGTTGCGAAGTGCGGATAAAGTCATTTTCCCTGGAGTGGGAGAAGCGTCATCGGCCATGCGATTTCTGAAAAATAAGAATTTGGATAAAATCATCCCGACGCTCACGCAGCCTGTTTTGGGAATTTGTTTGGGTTTGCAATTGCTTTGTCGTCATTCGCAGGAAGGCGATGCGGATTGTTTGGGGGTGTTTGATGTGGAGGTTTGCCGTTTTCCGCAAGCCACTGAAAAAGTGCCGCATGTGGGTTGGAATACTTTGCAGCTCACAGATAATGTGTTGCTCAAAGATTTGCCGCCGCTGCCACACGTATATTATGTGCATAGTTATTATGCGCAACTGAGTCCTTACACGATTGCTACTACGGATTATATCGTGCCGTTTAGTGCCATGCTGCACCGCGATAATTTTTATGCAGCGCAGTTTCACCCCGAAAAAAGCAGCGAAGTAGGAGAGAAGATTATTGCTAATTTTTTGAATTTATAA
- the truB gene encoding tRNA pseudouridine(55) synthase TruB — protein sequence MTDRPFNFEEGEILLIDKPLRWTSFDIVKKVRNTIRIKKVGHAGTLDPLATGLLIVCTGKKTKQIDAVQAEEKEYTGTFTLGATTPSYDLETEPENQKDISGLTPEQIRAATVAFVGDIEQLPPMYSAVSVGGERLYQKARRGEEIERAPRPVTIMTFEVTDIALPVVSFRVVCSKGTYIRSLAHDFGQALGVGAYLSELRRTRSGAFRVEDAWQITDLIEVVKLQRAQEEQSDSN from the coding sequence ATGACAGACCGCCCATTTAACTTTGAAGAAGGCGAAATATTGCTGATAGACAAACCGTTGCGTTGGACATCTTTTGACATCGTCAAGAAAGTACGCAATACCATTCGCATCAAAAAAGTAGGCCATGCGGGAACGCTCGACCCATTGGCGACGGGTTTGCTCATTGTTTGCACGGGCAAAAAAACCAAGCAAATCGACGCGGTTCAGGCCGAAGAAAAGGAATATACAGGTACGTTTACGCTTGGCGCGACTACGCCTTCTTATGACTTGGAAACTGAACCCGAAAATCAAAAAGATATTTCAGGCCTTACGCCCGAACAAATACGCGCAGCTACGGTGGCGTTCGTGGGCGATATTGAGCAGTTGCCGCCGATGTATTCGGCTGTTAGTGTGGGTGGCGAACGATTGTACCAAAAAGCCCGCAGAGGCGAGGAAATCGAACGTGCGCCGCGCCCTGTTACGATTATGACTTTTGAGGTTACGGATATCGCATTGCCTGTGGTTTCGTTTCGGGTAGTTTGTTCCAAAGGCACATACATTCGTAGTTTAGCACATGATTTTGGGCAAGCTTTGGGTGTGGGAGCGTATTTGTCGGAATTGCGCCGCACACGTAGCGGAGCTTTTCGGGTAGAAGATGCTTGGCAAATCACGGATTTGATAGAGGTCGTAAAGCTGCAGAGAGCGCAAGAGGAACAAAGCGACTCTAATTAA
- the yiaA gene encoding inner membrane protein YiaA — translation MQKTSGAFVAASWAALLIGMVGYLAGLWRSDMLLNEKGYYFTLIMFGLFAVVSLQKSVRDKLEGVAVTDIYYGICWVATVLSILLLAIGLWNATMLPSEKGFYAFSFLLALFGAIAVQKNTRDNAPTNNN, via the coding sequence ATGCAAAAAACTTCAGGTGCTTTTGTGGCTGCTTCGTGGGCTGCCTTGTTGATTGGAATGGTCGGTTATTTGGCTGGCCTTTGGCGTTCGGATATGCTGCTCAATGAGAAAGGTTATTATTTTACGCTCATCATGTTTGGCCTTTTTGCGGTGGTTTCGCTTCAGAAAAGCGTTCGCGACAAACTCGAAGGCGTGGCCGTAACCGATATATATTACGGCATTTGTTGGGTAGCAACAGTGCTTTCTATTTTGTTGTTGGCTATCGGACTTTGGAATGCTACGATGCTACCAAGTGAAAAAGGTTTTTATGCGTTTTCGTTTTTGCTGGCACTTTTTGGCGCGATAGCTGTGCAAAAAAATACTCGCGATAATGCACCCACAAACAACAACTAA